In Desulfomonile tiedjei, the DNA window TTTTGCCTCCCACGCTGGAATCTACCATGGCCAAAAGAGTTGTGGGGCATTGAATGAGCGTGACCCCGCGCATATAGGTCGCGGCGGCATATCCCGCCAGATCACCCGTAACGCCTCCACCCAGTGCGACCACGGCCCCTCGCCTATCCAATCTATTGTCGAGGAAGCAGTTGTACAGGGCTTCCAGTTGTATAGGGTTCTTGCTCTGTTCCCCGGCAGGGATGGTGCACGCAAACGGCTGGAAGCCGGCCCCCTCAAGGCTGGTCATCACGGACCCCAGGTGAAGTCGCGCGACGTTCTCATCGGCCACCACCGCAACTCTGGCGGTGAGGCCCCGGTCACTGATCATGTCGCCCAGAAAATCCAGTGCCCCGGGCCCGATGGCTAATGTATAGCCCCCACCTTCGGCAAGGCTTACGGGAACGAACCTTATTTCGTCGGTCCCTCGGGCCATGACTCGCAGTATGCGCGTCGAGACGGTATCCGCATTCAGTCCCGTGGCGTCAATTTGAAAGGGGAGAGACGCGTAAACGGGCTCCCTTTCCTGCATGAGCCGCGAAACCTGCTCCACGGGATCTCTTTCAATCAGGGGACGCTTCGTACTGGAACCAACCCTCTGGAGGATTTCAGGGGCCGGGCAGCTCAGACGAAAAACGACCCCCGATGAGTACAGAAGGCGGCGATTCTCGGGGTCAAGCAGCATCCCACCGCCGGTAGCGACAACGGTATTTCTCAATAGGGCTATTTCACGGCAGATCATTCTCTCCGACAACCTGAAATGTTCTTCGCCGCGGGTCTTGAAGATCTGCGAAACATTTTGTCCTTCTCGTTCTTCAATTGTCGCGTCTGTGTCGAGGAATTCCCACCCGAGCGTCTGGGCCAAGCGTCGGCCTATCGTGGTCTTTCCTGTGCCCATGAAGCCGGCGAGAATTATGTTTCCGTTGTAGTTTGTCATAAGGGATCTCAGTGCAGTTGCTTTCATGGCCGGTATTCCCGAGTTCTCTACTTTTTGGGTCACGCCCATGAGCTGAGGAGCTTGCCTTCTTGTTGATCTGGGTGCCACTGCCGGCTTGTCCAGCAGTGTTCCTATAGCATGTGTCAAAAACAGTGTCCGATCACGAAATTCGCCTCTTGAAAATTGGTAGGTGCCGGCCTCCGTGCCGGCACATTTTTCGGATACAAATCAACTCGTTCGGGCCGGCAGGGACGCCGGCCCTACGGGTACACTTAGAGCGCGAGCTGTGCAAAAGGTCAAAATTTATGGCAACTGCTATAAGCATGCACTGCTGGACAAGCCAGCAGTGGCACCCAATTCTCAGGCTAAGCTTGCAAGAGGGTTTCCTCCCTATACGCCACGTCTGAGAGACCGAGGGTATTATTTGCTATCGGGTGTTTTGTATCCGAATCTCCACGAAGTGCTGTCCATGGGGAGGTCTCCCACTGTGCTGCGCCTGAGATTCTTGTATCGCGCGGCCATTTCATCCAGGCTGTCGCCGCCAAGCTTTTCCATCAGGGCGTCCGCCAGCACAAAAGAGACCATAGCCTCGGCCACAATACAGGCCCTTGGGACCGCACAGATGTCGCTACGTTCATAAACGGTCCTGGCCGGCTGGCCTGTGGCAAGGTCAACCGACCCCAGTCCCTTCATAGTAGTGCTTATGGGCTTCATTGCGGCTCTAACAATCAGAGGCTGCCCGGTGGTAATTCCTCCTTCGAGCCCTCCAGCTCGATTTGAAGCGCGACTGAGGGTTCCTTGACTATCGCACAATATCTCATCGTGGACATCGGTGCCCGCGCTGGCCGCGTCGCCGAAAGCGTTTCCAAATTGGACTCCTTTGATGGCAGGAATAGAACCCACAGCCGCCATGAGCCTGGTAGTCAGTCTCCGATCCCAGTGTATGTGGCTCCCCAGGCCGGGAGGAAGGTTCAAGGCTACGCAGTCGAGAACACCGCCGAGGGTGTCTCCCGCGGCTCGCGCTCCGGCTATTTCTTCGAGCATTTTCCTGCCGGCTTCCTCATCCGGACAGCGCACTGGGCTTGCTTCCGCACGTGAAAGAAGCGTAGCAAAATCGGAGTCTGCCGGCACAACAGCCTGAACAGACCCAATGGAAAGAACGTACGACCCTATGACAATCTCGAAATTCTGGAGGAGCATTCGGCAAACCGCACCCATGGCAACCCGAGCCGCGGTCTCTCTCGCTGAAGCTCTTTCCAGGCCGAGCCGCAGGTCACGGTATCCATACTTCAGGGCCGCGGTAAGGTCAGCGTGCCCTGGACGAGGAATCGTCATGGGTGCAATATCTCGCTCAACCCAGGCCGCGAAGTCCTTGTTAGAGATTACCATGGAAATTGGCGCGCCTGTGGTGCAGCCTGCCATAACCCCGCCCGTAATGCGGACGCGGTCTTGCTCTATCGCCATGCGACCGCCCGAGCCTTCACCTTTCTGGCGGCGCGCGAGTTGAAAGTCTATGTCGTCGGTGGTCAAAGGAATGCCCGCAGGAAGACCTTCCAAGATAACTGTAAGCTCCGGCCCGTGGGATTCACCCGCAGTGAGAAACCGCAACATTCTCATCACCATAGGAGATTGCTTTTCGCATGACATCAATCGGTGCAGATCTGCCCGTCCAGATGCTGAACGACAGAGCCGCCTGATGGACAAGCATACTCAATCCGTTTGCACATTTCATCCCGCGGCTGGATGCCTGCTCCATAAGGCGTGTTCTAGAAGGGTTGTAAACTGTGTCGTAAACGAAGGAGCACTGAGGCAGGGGGACTTCATCGGGCCACGGGGAGAATTCCCCGCGGGGGCTCATGCCCACGGGGGTGGCGTTTACCAGCAAATCGCAACGAATACTCATGCCGCGCAGTGCCTGGTTGTGGGCCCATGTAATCGAGGCACGTGGAAAGGCCCTTCGAACCTGTTTGGCTACATCGTCGCCGGCCGCCCTGTTTCTGGACGACATCAGGATCCGCGCACTGCAAGAAGCCAAGGCGTAAGCAATGGCCCGAGCGGCCCCGCCCGATCCCAAAATGAGAGCATTACAGCCCGCAGGATCGAAGTTCAATTCCTCCAGTGCGGCCAGAAAGCCCGACCAATCAGTATTCTCTCCCGAGAGCTTTCCGTCCTTGAGAGTAACAGTGTTAACCGCGCCTATCCGTGTGACCTCCGGCGAAACCTTGTCCAACAAAGGGATCACGTTCTCTTTATGTGGAATCGTTACATTTATTCCACGAAACGCTTTCGATTCGAGGCCCAACACGATGTCCCGCAATCTTTCCGGTCTCACGCGGATAGGCACGTAACGCCAGTTCATACCCAAAGAGTCGAACGCCGCGTTGTGCATGGCCGGACTGAGACTGTGGGCCACCGGGTACCCGATGACACCGGCTCGTATGGTATCCTTGGCTACCATTCTACACTCGCCCCCATCTGCCTGAGAACATGCGGGAAATTCGGGAAGGATTCACGCATGACCTCCCATCCGTGTATCAAGGTTTCCCCGCGTGCTACCAATCCGGCCACAGTGAGGCTCATTGCCAGTCTGTGATCCCCTCGGGCGTTTACCACGGCCCCCTGGAGGCGCGCGGATCCGGGTACGACAAAGCCGTCGGTCAAGGTCTGAATGCCGGCGCCCATTTTGTTAAGCTCTTCCGCTAAGGCCTGAATCCTGTCGCTCTCCTTCAGCTTCAACTCCTGGGCGTCGCTCACCACGGTGGCCCCGGATGCCTGAGTTGCCGCCACCGCAAGTATGGGAAACTCATCAATCATCCTGGTGACCACAGGTCCCTTAATCTCAACACCATGGAGTTTGCTGGCCCGGACATCCACGGTTCCAACGGGCTCACCGGTTGAATCCGACTCGACCACCATGTCCAAATCTGCTTCCATGGACTGAAGGACCTCGAACAGCCCTGCACGCCCAGGGTTCAGGCAAAGATTCGGAATCTGCACGGAGGAGCCTGGTACCAGCAGGCCTGCCACTGTCAGGAAGGCCGCGGACGACGGATCGGATGCAAGAGTAAGATCCATCGCGGGCAATCGCGGAATCCCTCCGGACATCGTGACGACGTGGCGTCCCTGGCCATCCTCTGATTGGGTAACTCCTATGCCCAGGTTCCGCAACATTCGTTCCGTGTGGTCTCGGCTGACATGAGGCTCGACCACGGTCGTCGGGCCCTCGCAAAAAAGCCCGGCAAGAAGCAAAGCTGATTTCACCTGCGCGCTGGCGACGCTTAAGACATGCTCAGAGGACTTCAGGACCGAAGGCAGAAAGGTCAGAGGTGCGTTGCCGTTTTTCGTCTCAATGCGTGCGCCTTTTTCTCGAAGCGGCTCGATCACTCTATCCATCGGGCGCAATCGGAGCCGGTCATTTCCATCAAGCGTGGATTGAAAAGGCTGACCCGCAAGCACACCGGCCAGAAGACGCATGGTGGTCGCCGACCCTCTGCAGTTCAGCTCTTTGGCCGGGCGAGCGAATCCTCGCAGGCCGCAACCGTGCACAGAGACCTCAGCGGTTTCAAAATCGCCGACCGACCGATCTGTTTCAATCTTTATTTTGACTCCAAGGCCTTCGAGACAGTCTATCATTGCCTCTGTGACCCCGGCTACCAGACAGTTGCCTATTCTAGAGACCCCGTCGGACAGCGAAGAAAGGATGAGTGCTCGATGAGAGAGCGATTTGTCGCCGGGAAGCCATACTTTGCCGGTCAGCGCTCCGGCAGGCTGGATTCGCAGAACCGAGACATCATGCATGGGAGACCTTCCCCGCACCGACGCCATCGTGATCTTTGAACAGTTGGAGCCTTCTGTCCCGTGCATCGGAGCACAGATCGCGCAAGATCTTTTCGTCTCCACTCACCAGTGATTGCCTTACCACTTCCAGATGCCGCAAAGCCTTCTCCACCGAACGGGTTATGTTGGCCCGGTTGGCTGCCATAATATCCATCATCATTGAGAGGTCGCCCGCTGCGACGCGCGAAGTGTCTCGAAACCCGCTTGATGCCAGATTCCATATGGACGGCTGGTCTTTGGAGGTTTCCTCGGCCACTGAGACTAACGTAGTGGCAAGAAGATATGGAAGATGACTTATGCACGCCACCACTTCATCGTGCTCCGGCGCGTTCATTTTCACGGAACGCGCGCCCACAACGCTTACCAATTCATTGATCAGTTTCATGGCTCCAGTATTGCTGTTTTTCAGGGGGACCAGTACCCATACTTTGCCTGCAAACAGGTCCGGATCTGCCTCAGCAAGTCCCGAGCTTTCCTTTCCGCACATGGGATGCCCTCCCACGGCAAAAATGCCGTCGGGCAGGTCTTCCATGACACTTGCTACCCCCTTCTTAACACTGCCAAGATCCGTGACTACCGCTCCCGGTTTCAGGAACCCCTTGAGTGAGCCGATCTGCTTTTCGATAGTCCTCACGGGGGTCGCGAAGACCACAATATGTGCATCGGCCAGTATCTGCTGCGGATCTGTCCCGGCGATATGAGCGGCTCCGGACGCAACGGCCTGGCGGGCGGCCATGGGACGGCGTACCAACGCGCGAACTTCTCTACAGGCTCTGTGTTTGACCAGGGCTTTGCCTAAGCTGCCTCCCATCAGCCCCATGCCAACGATCGCGATGCTAGTTTTTGACAGTGTCAACTCAAGTCCTTTCATCAAGACCCCCCGCGTCATTAGTTACAATACGATAATTCCTGGGACTGCTCGCTCGCTGCGTGTTCAGGCCTCTTCAGAATTACATCGTTCTCCCAACCGCCTCGGCGACGGGTTTCAATTCGCTCATCAAGGACTCGAATTCGTCCGGTGTAAGGCTCTGCGCTCCATCAGACAAAGCGTTTTCCGGGTTGGGATGAACCTCAACGATCAAACCGTCGGCTCCCGCGGCGACGGCCGCGCGACTGACCGCGGCTACATATTCGCGTTTACCGGTTCCGTGACTCGGATCTACCACAACAGGAAGGTGGCTGAGCGATTTCAGGACGGGAATGGCATTAATGTCAAGGGTATTCCGGGTGTAAGTCTCAAAAGTGCGTATTCCACGTTCGCAGAGAATGACGCGGGGGTTGTTGTGGCTCAGGATGTACTCCGCTGCGTTGAGAAATTCCTCAATCGTGCTGGACATGCCTCGTTTGAGGAGGACCGGCTTGTGAGCCTCACCGACGGCGTGCAGTAGGGCAAAGTTCTGCATGTTTCTCGCTCCAACCTGCAGGACGTCCGCGTATTGTGCTACGAGAGGCACCTGCTCCGGAGTGGTGACCTCAGTCACGACTGCCAATCCGGCCATGTCCCGGGCCACTGCCAACAACTTCAATCCCTCTTCGCCAAGCCCCTGGAAGCTGTACGGCGAAGTCCTTGGTTTGAAAGCACCTCCTCGGAGGGCCACAGCTCCCGCTTTCTTGACCGCCAGCGCGGACTGAATGATCTGCTCCTTGCTCTCCACTGCGCAAGGACCGGCCATGACGATGATCTTCTTGCCCCCGATATGGGAACCGTCGATCGAGAATACCGTGTCCTCCTTCTTGAAATCCCGACTGGCAAGTTTGAAGGGACCGAGAAGAGGGACCACCCTTTCCACACCGCCGAGCGACTCGAACGCGGTGGACTCCACCCCGCTGTTGTCGCCTACCACCCCCACGATGGTACGGATTTTCCCTCTGGATACATGGGCCGTTAGCCCCAGGTCTTCTATTTTTGCCAAGACCCGGGATACCTGAGCTTCCTTCGCTTCCTTTTTCATGACGACTACCATCTTTTTTCCTCCAAAAAAAAAGATGCGGAGCGCTTGCTCCGCATCTTCTTTTTTATGGGGTTATTACCGGACAGTCGGAGCGCGCGTCAGCCGCCTAGGGAGGTAAAATAATACCACCCAAAAAACTGAGAAAATGCGCTAAACTGCCAGGAATTGATCATAGGTACAAAAACCTCAACGTTAAAGTATTGGATACCCCATTGGCTCAGCCTTGTCAATACTTTTTTCAGCCCGCTGTTTTCTGCGCCCGGTAGCGAGCGCTCGAGTTGGGACAGGCCTATGAATTGAC includes these proteins:
- the aroA gene encoding 3-phosphoshikimate 1-carboxyvinyltransferase — translated: MHDVSVLRIQPAGALTGKVWLPGDKSLSHRALILSSLSDGVSRIGNCLVAGVTEAMIDCLEGLGVKIKIETDRSVGDFETAEVSVHGCGLRGFARPAKELNCRGSATTMRLLAGVLAGQPFQSTLDGNDRLRLRPMDRVIEPLREKGARIETKNGNAPLTFLPSVLKSSEHVLSVASAQVKSALLLAGLFCEGPTTVVEPHVSRDHTERMLRNLGIGVTQSEDGQGRHVVTMSGGIPRLPAMDLTLASDPSSAAFLTVAGLLVPGSSVQIPNLCLNPGRAGLFEVLQSMEADLDMVVESDSTGEPVGTVDVRASKLHGVEIKGPVVTRMIDEFPILAVAATQASGATVVSDAQELKLKESDRIQALAEELNKMGAGIQTLTDGFVVPGSARLQGAVVNARGDHRLAMSLTVAGLVARGETLIHGWEVMRESFPNFPHVLRQMGASVEW
- the aroC gene encoding chorismate synthase, producing MRFLTAGESHGPELTVILEGLPAGIPLTTDDIDFQLARRQKGEGSGGRMAIEQDRVRITGGVMAGCTTGAPISMVISNKDFAAWVERDIAPMTIPRPGHADLTAALKYGYRDLRLGLERASARETAARVAMGAVCRMLLQNFEIVIGSYVLSIGSVQAVVPADSDFATLLSRAEASPVRCPDEEAGRKMLEEIAGARAAGDTLGGVLDCVALNLPPGLGSHIHWDRRLTTRLMAAVGSIPAIKGVQFGNAFGDAASAGTDVHDEILCDSQGTLSRASNRAGGLEGGITTGQPLIVRAAMKPISTTMKGLGSVDLATGQPARTVYERSDICAVPRACIVAEAMVSFVLADALMEKLGGDSLDEMAARYKNLRRSTVGDLPMDSTSWRFGYKTPDSK
- a CDS encoding prephenate dehydrogenase/arogenate dehydrogenase family protein gives rise to the protein MKGLELTLSKTSIAIVGMGLMGGSLGKALVKHRACREVRALVRRPMAARQAVASGAAHIAGTDPQQILADAHIVVFATPVRTIEKQIGSLKGFLKPGAVVTDLGSVKKGVASVMEDLPDGIFAVGGHPMCGKESSGLAEADPDLFAGKVWVLVPLKNSNTGAMKLINELVSVVGARSVKMNAPEHDEVVACISHLPYLLATTLVSVAEETSKDQPSIWNLASSGFRDTSRVAAGDLSMMMDIMAANRANITRSVEKALRHLEVVRQSLVSGDEKILRDLCSDARDRRLQLFKDHDGVGAGKVSHA
- the aroF gene encoding 3-deoxy-7-phosphoheptulonate synthase — its product is MVVVMKKEAKEAQVSRVLAKIEDLGLTAHVSRGKIRTIVGVVGDNSGVESTAFESLGGVERVVPLLGPFKLASRDFKKEDTVFSIDGSHIGGKKIIVMAGPCAVESKEQIIQSALAVKKAGAVALRGGAFKPRTSPYSFQGLGEEGLKLLAVARDMAGLAVVTEVTTPEQVPLVAQYADVLQVGARNMQNFALLHAVGEAHKPVLLKRGMSSTIEEFLNAAEYILSHNNPRVILCERGIRTFETYTRNTLDINAIPVLKSLSHLPVVVDPSHGTGKREYVAAVSRAAVAAGADGLIVEVHPNPENALSDGAQSLTPDEFESLMSELKPVAEAVGRTM
- a CDS encoding shikimate dehydrogenase produces the protein MVAKDTIRAGVIGYPVAHSLSPAMHNAAFDSLGMNWRYVPIRVRPERLRDIVLGLESKAFRGINVTIPHKENVIPLLDKVSPEVTRIGAVNTVTLKDGKLSGENTDWSGFLAALEELNFDPAGCNALILGSGGAARAIAYALASCSARILMSSRNRAAGDDVAKQVRRAFPRASITWAHNQALRGMSIRCDLLVNATPVGMSPRGEFSPWPDEVPLPQCSFVYDTVYNPSRTRLMEQASSRGMKCANGLSMLVHQAALSFSIWTGRSAPIDVMRKAISYGDENVAVSHCG
- the aroB gene encoding 3-dehydroquinate synthase gives rise to the protein MKATALRSLMTNYNGNIILAGFMGTGKTTIGRRLAQTLGWEFLDTDATIEEREGQNVSQIFKTRGEEHFRLSERMICREIALLRNTVVATGGGMLLDPENRRLLYSSGVVFRLSCPAPEILQRVGSSTKRPLIERDPVEQVSRLMQEREPVYASLPFQIDATGLNADTVSTRILRVMARGTDEIRFVPVSLAEGGGYTLAIGPGALDFLGDMISDRGLTARVAVVADENVARLHLGSVMTSLEGAGFQPFACTIPAGEQSKNPIQLEALYNCFLDNRLDRRGAVVALGGGVTGDLAGYAAATYMRGVTLIQCPTTLLAMVDSSVGGKTGIDLPQGKNLVGAFKQPLIVISDVETLKTLPDSEIRMGMAEVIKHGVIGDPDLFELLEASGSAILLDSDMIARGVGVKISVVEADPFEGGLREVLNLGHTVGHALEKCSRYTLGHGDAVAVGLLAVARISEQMGLCGGELADRLEALLIKVGLPVRHNASPEEVVQVMASDKKVVAGRVRFVLIRDIGKVEPGWKVEPEQLKGILESLKG